Proteins from a genomic interval of Papaver somniferum cultivar HN1 chromosome 4, ASM357369v1, whole genome shotgun sequence:
- the LOC113274837 gene encoding probable methyltransferase PMT15, giving the protein MAGNNSSPTYNSAKTKSSFNGYFKKSKLFYSALVTLLCSFSYFFGVYQNTHSNGTTGTTSNTKNCLPVKTQTSLEPIVTNLDFSSRHSGNEDEKPSTSTTTSDMVSENVYDFPPCDIKYSEYTPCEDLKRSLQFSRDKLIYKERHCPEKRELLKCRIAAPYGYKKPFKWPQSRDYAWFANAPHKHLTVEKAGQNWIRYEAEQDRFRFPGGGTMFPNGADKYIDDIGKLINLKDGSIRTAIDTGCGVASWGAYLLSRDILTVSFAPKDTNHEAQVQFVLERGVPALIGILASIRLPYPSRAFDMAHCSRCLIPWGKNDGQYLIEVDRILRPGGYWVLSGPPINWRKYWKGWKRTREDLNSEQSEIEAVAKSLCWKKFAENGDIAIWQKPLNHIQCKSNRKLGQNPSFCQAQDPDRAWYTKLETCLTPLPNVSAETDIAGGKLKKWPERLTATPPRISSGSTNGITEKMFKEDTHLWNKRIAYYKTKNYELKTKGRYRNLLDMNAHLGGFAAALSDFPLWVMNVVPNEAKINTLGVIYERGLIGTYQNWCEAMSSYPRTYDFIHADSVLSLYKNRCEMEDILLEMDRILRPEGGVVFRDDVDVLLKAKSIADALKWNTQLLDHEGGPLIREKILFGVKTYWTAPSAQEVSL; this is encoded by the exons ATGGCAGGGAACAACAGCAGTCCAACTTACAATTCTGCTAAAACCAAATCCAGTTTCAATGGCTACTTCAAGAAATCTAAGCTCTTTTACTCGGCATTAGTCACTCTTCTCTGTTCTTTTTCTTACTTCTTTGGTGTTTATCAAAATACTCATTCTAACGGTACTACCGGTACAACTTCAAACACGAAAAACTGTTTACCTGTTAAAACTCAAACTTCATTAGAACCCATAGTAACCAATCTTGATTTCTCGAGTCGGCATTCCGGTAACGAAGATGAGAAACCGTCGACGTCGACGACGACTTCAGATATGGTATCGGAAAATGTTTACGACTTCCCACCTTGTGATATTAAATACAGTGAGTATACACCATGTGAAGATCTAAAAAGGTCACTGCAATTCAgcagagataaattgatttataaAGAAAGGCATTGTCCGGAGAAAAGAGAGTTGCTGAAATGTAGAATTGCTGCACCATATGGTTACAAGAAGCCGTTTAAATGGCCGCAGAGTCGTGATTATGCGTGGTTTGCTAATGCGCCTCATAAGCATTTGACTGTGGAAAAAGCGGGTCAGAATTGGATCCGATACGAAGCCGAACAAGATCGGTTTAGGTTTCCTGGTGGTGGTACTATGTTTCCTAATGGTGCTGATAAGTACATTGATGATATTGGgaagttgattaatttgaaagATGGGTCTATTAGAACTGCCATTGATACTGGTTGCGGA GTAGCAAGTTGGGGAGCTTACCTTCTGTCTAGAGACATCTTAACGGTGTCATTTGCACCAAAGGACACTAACCATGAAGCTCAAGTGCAATTTGTACTAGAACGAGGTGTACCAGCATTGATCGGCATTCTTGCTTCAATAAGACTTCCGTATCCGTCTAGGGCGTTCGACATGGCTCATTGCTCAAGATGTCTAATCCCATGGGGCAAAAATG ATGGGCAATACTTGATTGAAGTTGATCGAATTCTACGTCCTGGTGGATATTGGGTACTGTCCGGACCACCAATTAACTGGAGAAAATACTGGAAAGGTTGGAAAAGAACTCGAGAAGATCTGAACTCGGAACAATCTGAAATTGAGGCTGTTGCAAAGAGCCTATGCTGGAAAAAGTTTGCTGAGAATGGGGATATTGCGATTTGGCAAAAACCATTGAATCACATTCAGTGCAAATCCAATAGGAAACTCGGCCAGAACCCGTCATTTTGTCAAGCACAAGATCCTGACAGGGCCTG GTACACTAAATTGGAGACTTGCTTAACTCCGCTGCCTAATGTATCAGCCGAAACCGACATAGCGGGTGGGAAGTTAAAGAAATGGCCAGAAAGATTGACAGCAACTCCCCCAAGAATTAGTTCGGGGAGTACTAATGGCATCACAGAAAAGATGTTTAAGGAAGATACACATCTGTGGAACAAAAGGATAGCATATTACAAGACTAAAAACTATGAGCTGAAAACGAAAGGTAGATATCGAAATTTGCTGGATATGAATGCACATTTGGGAGGTTTTGCAGCTGCATTGTCCGACTTCCCGTTGTGGGTTATGAATGTTGTTCCAAATGAAGCAAAAATCAATACTTTGGGAGTCATTTACGAGCGGGGCTTGATTGGTACATACCAGAACTG GTGTGAAGCAATGTCTTCCTATCCAAGGACATACGATTTTATCCACGCTGATTCAGTACTTTCTCTCTACAAAAACAG ATGTGAGATGGAGGACATTCTGTTGGAAATGGACAGGATTTTAAGGCCAGAAGGGGGCGTAGTTTTCCGAGACGATGTCGATGTTTTGCTAAAAGCGAAAAGCATTGCAGATGCATTAAAATGGAACACCCAATTACTAGATCATGAAGGCGGTCCTCTTATTAGAGAGAAAATCTTGTTTGGCGTGAAAACGTATTGGACTGCCCCTTCAGCTCAAGAAGTGAGCCTGTAG